From one Peptoniphilaceae bacterium AMB_02 genomic stretch:
- the cobM gene encoding precorrin-4 C(11)-methyltransferase, with amino-acid sequence MISFVGAGPGDVELITVKGQRRLKEADVIIFAGSLVSDEHLKVAKDGCEFHNSAKMHLDQVLDVMRKANNEGKKLVRLHTGDPTIYGAIQEQMDALEREGIEYEIIPGVSSFTAAATAIKREFTLPDVSQTVILTRIEGKTPVPEEENLVSLAKHKASMAIFLSVQDIDRVMQKLIEGYGNPDTPVAVVYRASWSDQEIVTGTLSTIAEKVKAAGIRKQAQILVGDFINADYSLSKLYDRTFSTEYRKGEK; translated from the coding sequence GTGATATCATTTGTAGGAGCAGGACCGGGGGATGTCGAACTTATAACGGTCAAAGGCCAGAGGAGATTGAAAGAGGCGGATGTAATTATTTTTGCCGGTTCTTTGGTTAGTGATGAACATTTAAAAGTTGCAAAAGATGGATGTGAATTCCATAATAGTGCCAAGATGCACTTGGATCAAGTGCTTGATGTGATGAGAAAGGCAAATAACGAAGGAAAAAAACTCGTAAGACTTCATACAGGTGATCCGACAATCTACGGAGCAATTCAGGAGCAAATGGATGCACTGGAAAGAGAGGGTATTGAATACGAGATAATACCGGGAGTCAGTTCTTTTACTGCAGCTGCAACTGCCATAAAGAGAGAGTTTACACTGCCCGATGTGAGCCAGACGGTTATTCTAACAAGAATAGAAGGTAAAACGCCCGTTCCCGAGGAGGAAAATTTAGTTTCACTCGCTAAACACAAGGCAAGTATGGCTATTTTCCTATCAGTTCAAGATATTGACAGGGTTATGCAAAAGCTTATAGAAGGTTATGGGAACCCGGATACCCCTGTAGCAGTCGTATACAGGGCTAGTTGGAGTGATCAGGAGATTGTAACCGGAACACTTAGTACCATCGCTGAAAAGGTAAAGGCAGCCGGGATTCGCAAGCAGGCTCAGATACTGGTCGGAGATTTTATAAACGCAGATTATTCTTTGTCCAAATTATACGATAGGACATTTTCTACAGAGTACAGAAAGGGAGAAAAATGA